AGGGGATATTTGAAAAATGCAGAAAGTGAAAGTGATGCAGATACTGAAGAAAGCCGACGGCGCGCTCGAGAAAGCAAAACAGCTCGGACCTGAGAGAGTGATAGAGCTACTCAACAAGAAGGACCTCAGGGGAAGAGGAGGAGCAGGATTCCATACAGGCAAGAAATGGGAGATGGCAAGGAATGCGCCTGGCGAGAAAAAATATGCGGTCTGCAATTCTGATGAAGGAGAGCCAGGCTCATTCAAGGACAAGTTCATATGGAACAATAATCCAGAAGCGGCCATCATAGGGCTCCAGACAGCTGCGTTCTGCATAGGGGCCCAAGAAGCGCTGATCTATCTGAGAGGAGAGTACAGATATCTCAAGAAGAATATTGAGAAGGCCATAACGAAGATAGGCGGAGTGCCAGTGAAGATCGTTGTCGGAGGAGGGGCATATGTGTGCGGAGAAGAGACAGCAATCCTTGAATCAATAGAAGGAAAAAGGGGCCAAGTCAGGAATAAGCCGCCATATCCAGTGACATATGGATTATTCGGGATGCCGACAGCAGTCAATAATGTAGAGACACTTGCAAATGTGCCACTTGCAGTGCTCTATGATGACTGGGATCCCAACCTGCGGCTTTTCTCATTATCAGGCAATGTGACAAAGCCAGGAGTTTATGAACTGCATATGGGCAGCAAATTCTCAGATCTTTTGGATCAGGGAAAACCAAAAAACAGGATAAAGGCTGCATTCTTAGGATGCTCAGGAGGAGTCATACCCTATGATCCTGACATGAGACTGACACCAGAACAGGTATGTGATATGCGATGCAGGCTCGGATCAAGAAGCTTCATAGCAGCAGATGAGAAGCACTCAATAGTGGAGCTGGCTGCAAACATCGCAAAATTCTATGAATATGAGAGCTGCGGCAAATGCACTCCGTGCAGGGAAGGCAACCACAGGATAGTCATGATACTTGAAAGTATGCTGGCGGGAAAAGGGAAGAGAGAGGACCTTGATACCCTGCAGGAGCTTGCAGAGGTCATAGAAGAGACATCAAGCTGCGGGCTCGGGCAGACATCAACACAGCACCTGAAGACAGGGCTCCAGCATTTCAGGAAAGAATTCGAGGCATTGATAAAATGAGAGTGAAAGTGGACGGCAAGGAGATGGAATTCGATGCACAAAAGAGCCTCCTGATAAATCTTAGAGCAAAAGGATTCTCAATACCATCGATGTGCTACCAGGAAGGGCTTGAAGCAGAAGCAAGATGCAGGCTCTGTGTCGTCGAGATAAAGGGAAAGCTGAAGACAAGCTGCTCGACATACCCGGAAGAGGGCATGGAGATCCTGACCAGTTCAGACAAAGTCAAGAGGGCGAGAAGGGTCAATGCAGAGCTGCTCTTTGCAGAGCACAGGAAATGCACCAATGTAGCCGGCCATGATAATGTATGCCAGATGATCGACGGCATAGAAAATATCGGCTCCAGATTCGAACCGAGAAAATCATATGAATCAGAGCTGGGGAATGCTGTGATAAGGGACAACAACCTCTGCATAAACTGCGGGAGATGCGTGCAGGTATGCGCAAAAGTCCAGGCGACATATGCCATAGATTTTGCAAAACGCGGCCATCATGAGCATGTCACGCCCTATTTCGAGCATAATCTCGCTGATGTGGCATGCACAAAATGCGGGCAGTGCATAGCAGCATGCCCTGTCGGAGCCATATCAGAAAGGGAGCACATCCCTGAAGTCCTCAGGGCGCTCAAGGACAAGAAAAAGACAGTGATCGCACAGACCGCACCTTCAATCAGGGCATCGCTTGGCGAGGAATTCGGCATGGAGCCAGGAACACTTGTGAAAGGGAAGATGGTGGCTGCATTACACAGATGCGGATTCGACAAGGTATTTGACACAGACCTCGGGGCAGACATCACAATAATGGAAGAGGCATCTGAGTTCCTTGAAAGAGCGAAGAAAGGAGGGCCATTCCCGATGATAACGACGTGCTGCCCTGCATGGATAAAATGCATGGAGCATTTCTATCATGAGCTCATACCCAACATGAGCACATGCAAGAGCCCGCACACAATGCTTGGGATACTGATAAAGAAATACTATGCAAAGAAAGAGGAGATACCTGAGAAGGACATTGTTGTGGTGAGCATAATGCCATGCACAGCAAAGAAATTCGAGTCAACAAGGCCTGAGCTCTCAGGGGATGTGGATTATGTGCTCACAACACGCGAGACTGCAAAGCTCATCAGGCTTCACAATATCGACTTCAGGAACCTGCCGGATGAAGAATTTGATCCTGCGCTCGGGATATCCACAGGGGCAGGAGTGATATTCGGGGCTACAGGGGGAGTCATGGAGGCTGCGCTCAGGACAGCATATGAATTAGGGACAGGAAAAAGCCTGACAAAGACAGAATTCGAACAGATAAGAGGCATGGAAGGCATCAAAGACGGAAGCATAATCATAAACGGTAATGAATACAGGTTTGCAGTGGCCAACGGACTGGCACATGCGCGTGAGCTCATCAAGAAAAAGGATGATTATCATTTCATAGAGATAATGGCATGCCCCGGAGGATGCATAGGGGGAGGAGGACAGCCTCTGCCTGTGGATCAAGAGATACTGAAGAAAAGGATGAATGCATTATACCAAGAGGATGCCCTGCTCCCATTGAGGAAATCCCACGAAAATCCTATTGTCAAACAGATATATGCAGAATTCCTGGATCATCCTCTCAGCAAGAAGGCAGAGAAGCTATTGCACACAAGATACACAAAAAGAAGCCAGTTCTGATCATTTCTGATTTCCGAAAAAAAATTGAGAAAATAGGTTATTTAGAACAGATTTCCGTCGCTGATCAGATATTATCCGATTTCTCTGCAATATTATCATGAATCCTTGAAAAATCTTTTTTTAGCCTCAGATCAAATAGATTAACATAACCAACCCGAGGTGGGAAAATGAGCTACAAAAAAAGAGGATTCACAAGCTTTCTTGGAAAAGCTGTGCTTGGTGCAGCGATATTCTATATAGGGCACTTTTCAGGAAGCAGTGAGATGAGGCAGTTCAAAAATGATATCCAGCAGGATGTCAGTGCAGTAAGCAGGTATATGCCGCCTGCACAGCAGAGAAATTATGTCGACGACTATGTATCTGGATTGACACCTAATGAGAGAGTGAAAACAATCTCAGGATACATACAGGAGATGCCTGACAGGGAACAGGAGATGCTGGCATTCAGGATGTACAATTCCCTGTCTGATCCTGCAAAGAGCCAGCTAAACCATATCATCGAAGGGGCTAACCCCCCAGACAGGTATGACAAGGCAGCAGGATTCATCAGGGAACTTGTGGGACAGTTCTGAGGTGACAAGATGGAATACCAATCATCATTTGTCAGGCAGAAGATGGAATCAAAAGATAATGGATACGACATCCTCCATGCAGAGAACCAGGCACCGATGACATCGGCAACCTCATTCCTGGAGAAGAACCACCCGATATTCGAGGAATCCATGAGGGTGCTTCAGGAATGCCAGAGAGAATATGACCGTGTGGCAAATGAGTACGGAGGAATCGCCGGCAAGGTGATGATAGCACTGAACCTCACAACACCGAAAAAGAGGCTTGAGAAGAGGGTTGCGAACCTAGAGTTCAACATCAGTGTCCTCGAGGAGATAGTGACGCATTCAGAGCAGTCCATAAAAGATCTGCATGGGCACTACATGTCAAGCTCAAGGGCCAAGATCGTGGCAGGCAGGAGCATGCAGGGCTATGAAAAGGTCGGCAAGGACATCGAAGAGCAGGCCGCACTCCTCATTGAGGATTACAACAGGTGCGATGATGAGGCCCTGAAGCTAGAGATAGAGAATGAGCTGTTCAGCCTTGAGCAGGACAGGCAAAGGGTGAAAGGGGAGCAGGAAGAATGCGCTGCGGAGATAATATTCCTCGACAATGCACTTGGCTCGCTCAACAAGTACAAGTCAGCAATGGGAAGCCTGACAAAGACAGCGAGGGCAGCGCTCAACTCAGGCAGGCTAATCAAGCGTGAGGTGGAATCATCACTGCCGTATGTTGTCAAGGGGCAGGAGACACTCAGCGCAATACAGGACATCTACCAGAACATACAGGCGCTCAAGACTGACCTGAGCAGGATATATGAAGTGAACCTCCGGAGCGTCGCTGAAGTGACAAAATATCACCTTGACCCATCGACAGCAAGGCTCGTGGATCCGGGGAAGACAAAAGCAGACGACTACAGCTCAAAAATAAAGGACAATATGGCAAAAGGGAGGGACACGCTGATCGATCAGGCAATGAAGATCATCGATAGGGACAGGAACAAGAAGAAGGGAAAAGATGCTTGAGCTAAGGATAAGTGAAGAGGAGATATCACAGGCCACAGAGAAGGCATGCGAGAGGCTGAACAATACAATATACAGCTTCAGGAGCTTCTTCAATAACCTCTACAGCAACAGGATGAGACAGGATGGGCTTGAGTCAATAATAAGGTTTGAGCGATTCCTGGGCATGCAGGGATGCATAAAAGAAAGATGCAGAAGGGCCCTCAGGATAGACCTTAACAGGGAGCTCACGATAGAGGAAGACCATCATCTGAACCTGTATTCCCTCATGAGATCAGCAGAAAGGTCCCTTAAAGAGCGCCATGACGCAGACCCAGAGACATGCGAGCTCTCATTCGATTATCAGGCAGGGGAATACAGCCTCATAGATTCAATAATCAGGGGCTACATGAACGGAGCCAGAAGAAGACCAGACAGCATGCCGCAATACACAGATGATTTCCTGACAAGGATACTGGATGAGACATCGATGCTGACAAAAAAGACCGGCAGAGAGAAGATCAGGATCTCATTCAATGGCGACAAGAAAAAGGCATCAAACATCAGGCACAAGGACTATTCTGAGATCATAGGCGCGGAAGAGGCAGTGCACACACTGAGATATACAATAAGCAGGCTGTGCTGCTATGACCCTGAGCAGCAGAAGAACATCTATTCAGGCTCACTGCCAAAGTCAATCCTCCTGTACGGACCTCCCGGCTCAGGGAAGACAAGCCTGATAGATGCATCAATAGGGTATGCGCAGATGCTCTGCGACATGAAAGGCATGCCCTTCAATCCCGGTGTCATAGACAACTCCCTGAAATCCATGTGGATGGGGAAATCAGTGGAGAACATCAGGAGGATGATCGAGGATGCCAGATCACCTGACGGGGCAGGCCTCATAATCATCGATGACTTCGACATGGTGCTGAACAGCAGGCAGAGCAAGGAACAGAATTTCGGCGAGGTCCAGGTGCTGCATGAGCTTCTCAACCAGATATCAGGATACGGGCACAATAATGATGGGAATCATATCTATCTGCTGACGAGCAACATGCCTGGCGCTGCAGATACAGCCCTGTTCGACAGGATAGAAGAGAAGATCCCGGTTAGAGGATGCTGCACCCAGGAAGATTTCAAAGAGCTCCTGAATAAAGAGCTGGGCACATACAGGGATCATGCTGATGATGGAGTGATCGAGAAGCTATCATCAGACCTCGGGAGGATGGGTGCATCAGGAAGGACAGCAACAAGGATGGCCAGATCAATGATAAGATACATCGACCACAGGATACCTGGACCAGAGTTCATCTGCGCGCCATATCATATCCAGGCCGGACAGAACAACGGATACAGGAGATTCAGCATGAAAGAATTGGGGATCCTGGACCAGCCTGAGGTCAGATCATATGTATAAATCAGGCTTTGTGAAGAGGTGGGAGCAGAGGAGAGAAGAGTTCAGGAAAGAGCTTGAGAATCTTGTTCTCGAAGATTATGAGACCAAGCTGAGCAGGTTCTCCGGGGAGATGGACCTGGAGAAGGCTAGAGAGGCACTCGGGAAGCAGGCAGGATTCGATGAGATAAGAAGATATGACCAAGAGGCATATGTATTCCAGGAAAGCCTTGACGCAGGACTTTATCCCAAGGCGCAGAGGCTCCATTCGATGAACGCCCATACCCTCAGAGTGCAATCATCAGCAAGGGAATATATTTCAGCAATATTCAGCCAGACCACCTCTGAATTCAGGAAAACAAAGAAAGAGCCCCTGAATATCCACAAACTTGAATCATGCTACAACCAGATGCAGGAGATTGCAGGCATACTGGGCAATGAAGGAAGATTCTCTGGTGAGCTTGACACTGCAGAGGCCGGATTGAAGAGAGTCTACAGGAGAATAGCTGCCAATGATCCAAAAAAAAGGAAGGTGAGAAAAATGAGAAGAGCTGCTGCAACACTGGCATTGATCGCATGCCTTGCCGGCGCCGGCTATGCGAAAAAGGAGCATATCCAGTCGTGGATAAACCCAAAGATAAGCTCATATTATCTGAAACAGAGCAAGGAAAGCGCCGGCCTTGAGAGGAAGCTTGAGCTCAGCTACAAAGCACTCGAGAGGGACGAAAGCCCTGAAGCTCTTGCTTTCCATAATGAGGCATATGAACGCTACATGATGAAGCACGGCCAGAAAGAGGGGAAACCTGGGATGGAAAGCATGCTTAATACACTGAGAGCCCACAAAAGAGCAGCTGAAAAACCCCAGCCTTTCTCTGCGATCGAGCATATCATACAGGGCATATACGCACAGGACACGCAGGCCGGCATGCACCATTACAGTGAGGCCATAAAGCATGACAGGCATCTGCTCGTGCCATATTTCAGGATGGCAAAAATCTATTCAGACATGGATGAGAAGGAGAACATGCTCAGGATGATGGAATCTGCACACAGGATAGCCCCTGACAACATGAGGATCTGTCAGGAATACGGGTGGAGCCTCTTTGTCAACAGGCAGTACTTTGATGCCGCAGATGCACTGTCAGGGGCTGTAGATGACAAGAGCGGGGCAGACTTCCACGGGGCGCTGGGGACCTCCCTGGCATACACAGGCAGGGCTGAGCAGGGCATGAAGCATCTGCAGATTGCCGTCGACAAAGACCAAAAAAATGCTGCCTGGCAGACCCAACTCGGAGCACTCCACTACAGGCAGGGAGATCTTGCCAGGGCGAGGACCCACCTATACATTGCATACAGGAACGGCGGCGACCAGGAACTTATCAGGATCATAGAAAAGATTGATTCTCGTCTACAAGAACACAAAAAATGACGGATTCTCGAGGGAGAAACCGGAAAAAAGCAAAAAATATTTAAATACCGACGGTTTTGTGACCTTCATCCGGCGAGAGCCGGAAATAAAAAGAGGTGAGCCTAAATGGCAGTTAAAGTTGCAAAAGTCGGTATTAAGAGGAAACCGGGCTACCTGTATTTCATCGACAAGCAGGGAGATGTCTCCATGGCTAAGATGAACAGGGGCGGCAAGAAAAAGAAGAAAGCCGTGAAGAAGAAAGCAACCAAGAAGAAGGCAAAGAAAAAGAAGAAGTAATTGCCTTTTTTTATTTTTTTTCTAAATTCTGCTTAAGAATCTCAAGCGCCCTGACAGCAGTCTCTTCAGGCCTTATCGACGTAGTGTCTATATAAAACACCTTGGTGCCGGCCTTCTCAAACAGGTCCTTAATCCAGAGAGACTGATACCTCTTCTTTATCATCGCCTGGAAATCCAGATTCTCGAATATGGCCTTGTCCTGCTTCTTCCTCACACCGATCCTCCCAACCACAACATCAGGCTCGGCAACCAGGATAATGAGTATATCAGGCGGATTCTTCAAGGCCAGCTTGTTCCCCGGGAGCTTGAGGATATCCTGCATATCCATGCCATCACCCTGGACCGGCTGGTACACAAGGCTGGACGGCAGGCCCCGCTCCTGTATTATCATCTTGCCGGCCTGCAAAGCAGGGATCACCATGCAATTATACAGCATCTCCCTGTCCAGAGAGAAAGCCATGGCAGTCGATAATGCACCATAATCCCTGGAGTTCCTGCGTACGATCTCATCGCGGATCGCCTTGCCCACCATAGCAAAGGTCGGCTCAGCTGAAACAATGACATCATAAGTGATGAAATCATCCTTCAGGGGGATGCGTGAATTCCTCGACTCAAATTCCCTGGCATCAAAGACAGCATTGCCACGCTCTTTGAAGAAATCCTTGATAGAATCCAGAATCAATCCCTTGCCTGCAAGATCCATGCCTTCAATCATCACAAAAATAGCCATCACCTCTCATACTGATTCCTAAGCTGAATTTTATAAATCTTTTCAAAAGAAGGCAAGAAAACATTTAAATACATAATACACCAAGATAGTCTCATGAAATACAGATGCATGGCCTGCAATTACAGATTTGAATGGAAAAGGGAGAAAAAGCCTGAAAGGTGCCCTTACTGCGCAAAAAGAGCTGAGCTCAAGATAGAGATGTCCTCAGCAGACATGGTCAGAGATGTGGATGACATCGCATAAATGAGTATCCGGCTTCATTCTTTCAGCCTAATATTCATTTATTGATCCAAGCATTCATTTATTAATCCAAGCCAGCAATAAGATCAAGTGTACAATCCTGCAAATATTACCCCCTCATATCACATCATATAAAAACAAAATCTTTATATACCCACATCGGGCTTTAGAAGACATGAAAGAACGCATCACAGTGACTCTTGAATCTGACATCCTAAGACAGGTGGATCTCTCTGTCGATGGATATACCATCAAGAACAGGTCTCATGCCATAGAAGTGCTCCTCTGCAAAGCCCTCGGCAAAGACAAGGCAGGAACAGCCCTCATCCTCGCAGGAGGACGGCTGAACAGGCTGAAAGGAACGCTGACAAACATCTCGCCGGTCATGGCACTGGTCAAGAACAAGCCGATCCTGGAGCACAATATAGACCTCCTGAAAAGGTACGGGGTGAAGGAGATGATAATATGGATAAACCCCAGATCCCAGGACGTCAAGGATTATTTCGGCGACGGAAGCAGATTCGGGGTGAGCATCACTTATCTGGATGAAGGGGAGCCACTCGGCACAGGAGCGCCGCTGAAGAAAGCAAGGCCTTTCCTCAAGGAGACATTCATCGTGTGCAACGGCGATGAGCTCAAGGATGTCAACATAGACGACCTCATGAGATTCCACAGGGACAAGAAAGCAAATGTCACCTTAGCCCTGACCACTGTACAGGACCCCAGCAAATACGGGGCCGCAAACCTCCATGGGGACAGGGTGATCGACTTCACAGAGAAGCCGAAAAAGGGCACGCATAGCTCAAACCTGATCAATGCCGGCATCTACATATGCGAACCAAAGGTGATAGACCTCATACCTGATGGTCATGTCGGCATGGAAAAGGACATATTCCCCCTGATCGCCAAAGACAAAAAGCTTTTCGGGTTCAGCTTCTGCGGCCAATGGTATGACTGCGGAAACCAGGAAGGATATGAAAAGGCACTCAAAGAATGGAAAGGATGAATGCTTCCCTACCTGAAATGATCATAGCCGCGGCCAAACTCCATAATCTTATTATTGTATGAAAGGACACATCCCCCGGATGTTATGACCCCTACAATGAAATATCTGCATCTTATCTTACCAAGATTTTTCCGAGGGATAGTGAAGAGCAGCTCATAATCCTCACCGCCGTAAAGAGCCAGCTTATACGGGTCCAGTCCCATCTTCCCAGATACCCTGATCAGCTCTCCGCTGACAGGAACAAAGGAATGGTATATCCTGCATCCTTTCTTCGAAAGGCGGCAGATATGCCTGAGATCAGTCGCGAGCCCGTCACTAAGGTCTATCATTGAGGTGGCAAAAGGAGCGATCTTCCTTGACAAATCCAGCCTGGCCCTTGGTTCAAGATGACGCCTGACAAGCGATGACTTTATCTTCCTATTTATGCAAAGCCTGCCAGCCTCTGACTCCCCGAGATGGCCTGTCACACAGATAAGGTCTCCGGACCTTGCAGTGCTCCGAAGCGAAATATCCTTCTTCTTCACAGACCCGGTCATGGCGACATTTATTATCAGTTTCTCAGACTTTGAGGTGTCACCGCCGATGATATCGATCCCGTGCCTCCTGCATGCCAGGCCCATCCCCTTGTAGATGCTCTTGACATAATCAAGGCCCACTTCAGGAAGCCCTATCGAGACAAGGCAATATTCAGGGGTGCCCCCTATTGCGGCAATATCAGAAACATTGACTTCGATAGCTTTCATGCCTATCTGCTCAGGAGTGAAATACTTCCTGGAGAAGTGAACATCCTCAATTAGGATATCGGTCGTATACACATGGAACTCGCTTTTCCTTGATGACCTCACAACAGCAACATCATCATCAATGCCGACGACAACATCCCTGTTCCTGGGCCTCCTCTTAATGCTCTCCAAAAGATGGACCTCATCCCTTATCTTGCCGCTCATCCCAGCAACCCCATTTCCTGTTCACCCAATCAGCTCCAGATACTTCCTGATCTGGAAACTTATGTCAGGCGCATTCAATATCGCAGATATCATGGCCACACTGCTGGCGCCTGCTTCCAGGACACAGGACATGTTCGAATAATCAATGCCGCCAATAGCGACAATCGGCAGACCAACAGCTGAATGGATCTCCCTTACCAGCCCTATGCCGACAGGAGGACCAGCATCACCTTTGGTTACTGTACCATAGATCGGACCCACCCCAAGATAATCAGCGCCACCCTCCTTAGCCGCAAGAGCATGCTTCATCTCGCTGCAGGAAACCCCTAAAATCCTGCCACCGATTATCTCCCTTATCTCATGAAAAGTCCTGCTGCACAGGTCATTCTGACCAAGATGGACCCCGTCTGCATCAACCTTCTCGCACAACTCAGGATAATCATTGATGATGAAAGTTGCATGATGATCCCTTGTGAGATGACGCAGCCTAAGAGCTTCAGACTCGAGGTCTTCAGGACTGATATTCTTCGCCCTCAGCTGAATAATCCTGGCGCCGCCCTCAAGCATCCTCTGGACCTGATCATAGAGGGGCAATGCACAAAATTCAGTGTCAGTTATGCAATAAAGCCTTGCCGGGAAATCAAATTCCATTAGACAACAGAATAGGTGATGATTAATAAAAATTATGTATTTTCAATGAATTCTCAATTCTGTAGATACATGGAAATAACGATTTCATGAATAATCTATAATGATTTCATAAATAATATAAAGGGCCCTTAGCTCTTTCAATGCATGATATGCCTAGGGATAGAGAGTACAGCACACACATTCGGAGCAGGGATCGTCAAAGGGAAGAAAGTCCTTGCAAATGCCATGGATTCCTTCACAACAGAGAAAGGCGGCATGATACCCTCAGATGTGGCAGAACACCACATCCAGGCATGTGATGAAGTCATCAATAAAGCACTCTCCCAAGCAGGAATCACGCTTGCGGATATTGACCTGATCGCTTATTCAAGAAGCCCGGGAATAGGACATACGCTCAGGATCGGGGCAGTGGCTGCAAAATCACTGGCAATCCGGCTTGGAGTGCCGATTGTCGGGGTGAACCATTGTGTCGCACATCTAGAGATAGGGAGACTTCTGACAAAGGCTAAGGATCCAGTGCTGCTGTATGCATCAGGGGCAAATACCCAGGTCATAGCATATGAAGCAGGGAAATACAGGGTATTCGGAGAGACGCTTGACATCGGGATAGGCAATTTGCTTGATGCATTCGCCAGATCGATGGGGCTCGGATTCCCAGGAGGCAAAAAAATATATGATCTCGGCCTGAAAGGCAAGAACTACATCGAACTGCCCTATAGAGTCAAGGGCATGGATGTGAGCTTCGGCGGGCTTCTCACAAATGTCAAGCAAAAAGCAAAATCAGGAGAGCACAAGATAGAAGACATCTGCTACAGCCTGCAGGAGACAGTGTATGCAATGCTTGTCGAGGTGAGCGAGAGGGCTATGGCCCATACAGGCAAACAAGAACTGCTCCTCGGCGGAGGAGTGGCGTGCAACAAACGTCTCCAG
Above is a genomic segment from Candidatus Woesearchaeota archaeon containing:
- a CDS encoding SLBB domain-containing protein, coding for MQKVKVMQILKKADGALEKAKQLGPERVIELLNKKDLRGRGGAGFHTGKKWEMARNAPGEKKYAVCNSDEGEPGSFKDKFIWNNNPEAAIIGLQTAAFCIGAQEALIYLRGEYRYLKKNIEKAITKIGGVPVKIVVGGGAYVCGEETAILESIEGKRGQVRNKPPYPVTYGLFGMPTAVNNVETLANVPLAVLYDDWDPNLRLFSLSGNVTKPGVYELHMGSKFSDLLDQGKPKNRIKAAFLGCSGGVIPYDPDMRLTPEQVCDMRCRLGSRSFIAADEKHSIVELAANIAKFYEYESCGKCTPCREGNHRIVMILESMLAGKGKREDLDTLQELAEVIEETSSCGLGQTSTQHLKTGLQHFRKEFEALIK
- a CDS encoding iron hydrogenase small subunit; this translates as MDKMRVKVDGKEMEFDAQKSLLINLRAKGFSIPSMCYQEGLEAEARCRLCVVEIKGKLKTSCSTYPEEGMEILTSSDKVKRARRVNAELLFAEHRKCTNVAGHDNVCQMIDGIENIGSRFEPRKSYESELGNAVIRDNNLCINCGRCVQVCAKVQATYAIDFAKRGHHEHVTPYFEHNLADVACTKCGQCIAACPVGAISEREHIPEVLRALKDKKKTVIAQTAPSIRASLGEEFGMEPGTLVKGKMVAALHRCGFDKVFDTDLGADITIMEEASEFLERAKKGGPFPMITTCCPAWIKCMEHFYHELIPNMSTCKSPHTMLGILIKKYYAKKEEIPEKDIVVVSIMPCTAKKFESTRPELSGDVDYVLTTRETAKLIRLHNIDFRNLPDEEFDPALGISTGAGVIFGATGGVMEAALRTAYELGTGKSLTKTEFEQIRGMEGIKDGSIIINGNEYRFAVANGLAHARELIKKKDDYHFIEIMACPGGCIGGGGQPLPVDQEILKKRMNALYQEDALLPLRKSHENPIVKQIYAEFLDHPLSKKAEKLLHTRYTKRSQF
- the thiL gene encoding thiamine-phosphate kinase, which codes for MSGKIRDEVHLLESIKRRPRNRDVVVGIDDDVAVVRSSRKSEFHVYTTDILIEDVHFSRKYFTPEQIGMKAIEVNVSDIAAIGGTPEYCLVSIGLPEVGLDYVKSIYKGMGLACRRHGIDIIGGDTSKSEKLIINVAMTGSVKKKDISLRSTARSGDLICVTGHLGESEAGRLCINRKIKSSLVRRHLEPRARLDLSRKIAPFATSMIDLSDGLATDLRHICRLSKKGCRIYHSFVPVSGELIRVSGKMGLDPYKLALYGGEDYELLFTIPRKNLGKIRCRYFIVGVITSGGCVLSYNNKIMEFGRGYDHFR
- the thiE gene encoding thiamine phosphate synthase, translated to MEFDFPARLYCITDTEFCALPLYDQVQRMLEGGARIIQLRAKNISPEDLESEALRLRHLTRDHHATFIINDYPELCEKVDADGVHLGQNDLCSRTFHEIREIIGGRILGVSCSEMKHALAAKEGGADYLGVGPIYGTVTKGDAGPPVGIGLVREIHSAVGLPIVAIGGIDYSNMSCVLEAGASSVAMISAILNAPDISFQIRKYLELIG
- a CDS encoding bifunctional N(6)-L-threonylcarbamoyladenine synthase/serine/threonine protein kinase — its product is MICLGIESTAHTFGAGIVKGKKVLANAMDSFTTEKGGMIPSDVAEHHIQACDEVINKALSQAGITLADIDLIAYSRSPGIGHTLRIGAVAAKSLAIRLGVPIVGVNHCVAHLEIGRLLTKAKDPVLLYASGANTQVIAYEAGKYRVFGETLDIGIGNLLDAFARSMGLGFPGGKKIYDLGLKGKNYIELPYRVKGMDVSFGGLLTNVKQKAKSGEHKIEDICYSLQETVYAMLVEVSERAMAHTGKQELLLGGGVACNKRLQDMAQKMCKERGAICFVLDNQFNVDNGAMIAWLGMLEHEAGNSNMDHGSWGIDPYERTDDIKVNWR
- a CDS encoding AAA family ATPase; translation: MLELRISEEEISQATEKACERLNNTIYSFRSFFNNLYSNRMRQDGLESIIRFERFLGMQGCIKERCRRALRIDLNRELTIEEDHHLNLYSLMRSAERSLKERHDADPETCELSFDYQAGEYSLIDSIIRGYMNGARRRPDSMPQYTDDFLTRILDETSMLTKKTGREKIRISFNGDKKKASNIRHKDYSEIIGAEEAVHTLRYTISRLCCYDPEQQKNIYSGSLPKSILLYGPPGSGKTSLIDASIGYAQMLCDMKGMPFNPGVIDNSLKSMWMGKSVENIRRMIEDARSPDGAGLIIIDDFDMVLNSRQSKEQNFGEVQVLHELLNQISGYGHNNDGNHIYLLTSNMPGAADTALFDRIEEKIPVRGCCTQEDFKELLNKELGTYRDHADDGVIEKLSSDLGRMGASGRTATRMARSMIRYIDHRIPGPEFICAPYHIQAGQNNGYRRFSMKELGILDQPEVRSYV